From the genome of Deinococcus sp. AJ005, one region includes:
- the rplQ gene encoding 50S ribosomal protein L17, which produces MRHGKAGRKLNRNSSARTALARAQATALLREGRIQTTLTKAKELRPYVEKLITTAKGGDLHARRLVARDIHDNDVVRKMMDEVAPKYAERPGGYTRILRIGTRRGDGVTMALIELV; this is translated from the coding sequence ATGCGCCACGGTAAAGCCGGACGCAAGCTCAACCGCAACAGCAGTGCCCGCACCGCCCTGGCCCGTGCCCAGGCGACGGCGCTGCTGCGCGAGGGCCGCATCCAGACGACCCTCACGAAGGCCAAAGAGCTGCGCCCCTACGTTGAGAAACTGATCACCACCGCCAAGGGCGGCGACCTGCACGCCCGCCGTCTGGTGGCCCGCGACATCCACGATAACGACGTTGTCCGCAAGATGATGGATGAAGTGGCCCCCAAGTACGCCGAGCGTCCCGGCGGCTACACCCGCATCCTTCGCATCGGCACCCGCCGGGGCGACGGCGTGACGATGGCCCTGATCGAACTGGTCTGA
- a CDS encoding DNA-directed RNA polymerase subunit alpha, translating to MDQKRPQLKARVDGDYGEFVLEPLTRGYGVTIGNPIRRILMSSIPGTAVTSVYIEDVLHEFSTIPGVKEDVIQMILNLKELVVKFHAPGPKTLTLRAQGEGVVKASAFEVPSDAEIVNPDLVIATLAEDGKLVMEVRVEEGEGYVPAEKHATKDRINSIPVDAVFSPVRRVAYHVENTRVGQQTDLDRLILRVWTDGSTGPQDTLDKAVEILREELNVFGNVENLPALTPEFTQQPVYTPSAPVMPQTGVYDLPPTSPTTLNLNPGDYPAEMDSPRVTLEGLGLTTRVLHSLKEEGIDSVDALCALSDRDLKKVPGIGERSLDEIKQQLAQFGLALRD from the coding sequence ATGGATCAAAAGCGCCCTCAACTCAAAGCCCGCGTGGACGGCGATTACGGCGAATTCGTCCTGGAACCGCTCACGCGCGGTTACGGCGTCACCATCGGGAACCCCATCCGGCGCATCCTGATGTCCTCGATCCCCGGCACGGCTGTCACCAGCGTGTATATCGAAGACGTGCTGCACGAATTTTCCACCATTCCCGGAGTGAAAGAGGACGTCATTCAGATGATCCTCAACCTCAAGGAACTGGTCGTGAAATTCCACGCTCCCGGTCCCAAAACCCTGACCCTGCGCGCGCAGGGCGAGGGTGTCGTCAAGGCCAGCGCCTTCGAGGTACCCAGCGACGCCGAGATCGTCAACCCCGATCTGGTGATCGCCACTTTGGCTGAAGACGGCAAGCTGGTCATGGAAGTGCGCGTGGAAGAAGGCGAGGGCTATGTTCCCGCTGAAAAGCACGCCACCAAGGACCGCATCAACTCCATTCCGGTGGACGCGGTGTTCTCCCCGGTGCGCCGGGTGGCCTACCACGTCGAGAACACCCGCGTGGGACAGCAGACCGACTTGGACCGCTTGATCCTGCGCGTCTGGACCGATGGCAGCACTGGCCCGCAGGACACCCTGGACAAGGCGGTGGAGATTCTGCGTGAAGAGCTGAACGTGTTCGGCAACGTGGAAAACCTGCCTGCCCTGACCCCGGAGTTCACCCAGCAGCCGGTGTACACCCCCAGCGCCCCCGTCATGCCACAGACCGGCGTGTACGATCTGCCCCCCACCAGCCCCACGACGTTGAATCTGAACCCCGGCGATTACCCTGCCGAGATGGATTCGCCGCGTGTCACGCTGGAAGGGCTGGGTCTGACCACCCGCGTGCTGCATTCCCTCAAGGAAGAAGGCATCGACAGCGTGGACGCGTTGTGCGCTCTGAGTGACCGTGACCTGAAGAAGGTTCCCGGCATCGGCGAGCGCAGCCTGGATGAGATCAAGCAGCAATTGGCCCAGTTTGGGCTTGCTCTGCGCGACTAA
- the rpsD gene encoding 30S ribosomal protein S4: MGRYRGSITKLSRREGINLAETEKVQKYLDKRPYPPGQHGQRRGRGRPSDYSVRLREKQKLSRLYGMGEKQFRNLFTEASEVPGVTGTVFLQLLERRLDNVVFRMGFASTRRQARQFVGHGHILVNGQKVDVPSYRVKIGDEIVVAEGSRSMGFIQENMEAQKRRRVAPWVELNPETFTGTFARLPAREDLALPINENFIIEYYSR, from the coding sequence ATGGGTCGTTACCGTGGATCAATTACTAAACTGAGTCGCCGTGAGGGCATCAACCTCGCGGAAACAGAGAAAGTCCAGAAATATTTGGACAAGCGCCCCTACCCGCCGGGCCAGCACGGCCAGCGCCGTGGCCGTGGTCGCCCCAGCGATTACAGCGTGCGTCTGCGTGAAAAACAGAAGCTGTCGCGTCTGTACGGCATGGGCGAAAAGCAGTTCCGCAACCTCTTTACCGAAGCCTCCGAAGTTCCCGGCGTCACCGGCACCGTGTTCCTGCAATTGCTGGAACGCCGCCTGGACAACGTCGTGTTCCGCATGGGCTTTGCCAGCACCCGCCGTCAGGCCCGGCAGTTTGTCGGCCACGGTCACATTCTCGTGAACGGCCAGAAGGTCGACGTCCCGAGCTACCGCGTCAAGATCGGCGATGAAATCGTCGTGGCCGAAGGCAGCCGCTCGATGGGCTTTATCCAGGAAAACATGGAAGCGCAGAAGCGCCGCCGCGTGGCCCCCTGGGTCGAACTGAACCCCGAAACCTTCACCGGCACCTTCGCCCGCCTCCCGGCGCGTGAAGACCTGGCGCTGCCGATCAACGAGAACTTCATCATCGAGTACTACTCGCGTTAA
- the rpsK gene encoding 30S ribosomal protein S11 yields MAKSTKGKTPRRARRNISAGRAYVHASYNNTIVTITDLDGNSVAWSSGGTIGYKGSKKGTPYAAQLAAADAVKKAQQTFGMNIVDVVVRGSGSGREQAIRAIQASGIEVKSIMDDTPVPHNGCRPKKKFRA; encoded by the coding sequence ATGGCGAAATCTACCAAGGGCAAGACCCCGCGCCGCGCCCGGCGCAACATCAGCGCTGGCCGCGCCTACGTGCATGCCAGCTACAACAACACGATTGTCACCATCACCGATCTGGACGGCAACTCTGTCGCCTGGAGCAGTGGCGGGACCATCGGCTACAAGGGCAGCAAGAAAGGCACGCCCTACGCCGCCCAGCTCGCCGCCGCCGACGCCGTGAAGAAGGCCCAACAGACCTTCGGCATGAACATCGTCGACGTGGTGGTGCGGGGCAGCGGCTCAGGCCGCGAACAGGCCATCCGCGCCATTCAGGCCAGCGGCATTGAAGTGAAGTCCATCATGGACGACACCCCCGTGCCTCACAACGGCTGCCGCCCCAAGAAAAAGTTTCGCGCTTAG